Within the Streptomyces vilmorinianum genome, the region TGACGCTGCTGCCGGCCTTCCTCGGCGCCGCCGGCCCACGCCTGGCCCGGGCCGGCCGGATCGGCCGGATCGGCCGGGCTCTGCAGACCAGGAAGCCGGGCCGACTCGCACGGCGGCGGGAACCGGCGGCAGGCTCCGCCCACGCCGCCGGGTGGCGTCGCTGGATCGGGCACGTCAGCCGGCACCCGGTGCCGTACGCGGTCGGCGCGGCGGGGCTGCTGCTGACCGCGACGCTGCCCGTGCTCGGCCTGCGCGTCGGCCTGCCCGACGACGGCTCACTGCCCCACAGCCGTACCGAGCGCCGGGCCTACGACCTCGTCGCCGAGGGGTTCGGCCCGGGCACCAACGGTCCCCTCGTCATCGCCGCGGACCCCACCGGTGATCCGGGAGTGCTGGACCGACTCGTCGGGGCGGTCGCGGCGGATCCGGGCATCGCATCCGTCGCGCCGACGCACATCGATCGGGCCACCGGCATCGCGACCCTCGTGGTGTTCCCGACCACCAGCCCTCAGGACAAGGCCACGGCCGACACCATCGCCCGGCTGCGCACCGACGTGCTGCCCACGGCGATCGGGCACGGCCCGGCCAGGGCCCACGTCGGCGGCGCCGCCGCGAGCCTGTCCGATGTGGGCCAACGCACCAGCCAACGCCTGCCGGCGTTCGTCGCCGCCGTGCTGGCGATGTCGTTCCTGCTGCTGATGCTGGTCTTCCGCTCGATACTCGTACCGCTCAAGGCGGTGCTGCTGAATCTGCTGAGCATCGGCGCGGCCTACGGCATCATGGTCGCGGTCTTCCAGTGGGGCTGGGGAGGCGCCCTCATCGGGCTGGAAGCGACGGTTCCGATCGTGTCGTTCATCCCGATGTTCCTCTTCGCCATCCTGTTCGGCCTGTCGATGGACTACGAGGTGTTCCTCCTCTCCCGCGTACGCGAGGAGTACGTGCGCACCGGCGACAACGGCCCGGCGATCGTCGAGGGCGTCTCGGGCACCGCCCGGATCATCACCTCGGCCGCCCTCATCATGGTGGCGGTCTTCCTGTCCTTCGCCGTCGCCGAGGACCCCTCCACCAAAATGTTCGGGCTCGGCCTGGCCACCGCGATCTTCATCGACGCCACGATCGTACGCATGGTGCTGGTACCGGCGACCATGACACTCCTCGGCCGGACCAACTGGTGGCTGCCGAAGTGGCTGGACCGGATGCTTCCCCGCGGCCCGGTCGGCACCGACGACACCGACGCGGAATCCACGGGTGAGGCCCCGCGTCCACGGCTGGTTGACCGTTGACTCGACTCCTGCCCGCCCTTGGCGTCCGGCACCTCAGCGCGTCACCTGAGGGATGTCCCGTAAGTGATCTCGCCCTGCAATGATCTTGATCGTGTCAGGTGTGATCACGGCGTCGGAACCGTCCTGGACAGCCCCGTCTACCGGCTGAGCCCGCGCGTCTTCGGCAAGTTGGTGACCGCGCTTCGCCGCGAGGGCGCCGGCTCCCCGGGCCAGGGGCGGCCGTGGGGTCTGCCGCTGGAGGACCGAATGCTCTTGGTAGTCGCTTACTGGCGCACGAACCTGACGATGCGCCAACTCGCCCCATGCGGCCGACCGCATCATCGACCAACTCGGCCCGCTCATCGCGTTCCAGCCTCGGCGCCGGTTCGCCAAGGACACCGTGCTGGTGGTCGACGGCACCCTGGTGCCTACCCGGGACCACAGCATCGCTGAACAGTCGAAGAACTACCGGTACTCCACCAACCACCAGGTCGTCATTGGGTCGGTGAGCCCTTGCCCGGCAATCGCAACGACTGCCGGGCATGGGCGGAGTCCGGCGCGCAGGCCGCCGTGGGCAGGACCCTCACGATGGCCGACGGCGGCTATCCGGGCGCCGGCCTCCTCACGCCCCACCGCCGCACCCCGGGCGAAGAGTTGCCGGGCTGGAAGCGCGAGCACGATCGCTCGCACAAACAGGTCCGGGCCCGCGTCGAGCACGTCTTCGCCCGCATGAAGACCTGGAAGATCATCCGCGACTGCCGTCTCAAGGGCGACGGGGTCCGACACGCCATGCTCGGCATCGCCCGACTGCGCAACCTCGCTCTCACGGGACAGCTTCTGCCGCATACGAGACCTGAGAGGACCAGGGAGACGGCTCCCCCCTCGCAGTCTCGGAGGAGAATCAGTCGAGGCAGAACTCGTTGCCCTCGATGTCCTGCATCGTGATGCATGACTCGTTGACGCCATCGGCGCGCTGCGTCAGCACGTGTTTCGCGCCGAGCGCCATCAGCCGTGCGCATTCGGCCTCGAGTGTGGCCAGGCGCTCGTCACCCACGAGCCCTGTGCCGACCCGCACATCAAGATGCACCCGGTTCTTGACGACCTTGCCTTCGGGAACGCGCTGGAAGAGCACGCGCGGGCCCACACCCGAGGGATCAGCGCACGCGAAGTAGACCCCGTCCTCGGGCGGCAGCGAGTGGTGGTACTCCTCCCACGTGGCAAAGCCCTCCGGGACTGTCGGTACGACGTACCCCAGCACCTCGCACCAGAAGGCGGCGAGGCGCGCAGGTTCCGCGCAGTCGAAGGTCACTTGGAACTGCTTGATCGTTGACATCGGCGCACGATAACAGGGGCCCTGCTCATCTCCCCGGGCGGGTGGATCCACACGTTGCCGGGAGGACGGCCCGTTCCGACGTGAGCTGTACGCCTTGTCCCCACACACGTGGTCCGGTCTCGTGCGCGGGCGTCACTCGCCCGGACGTGGCCTGGAGGGTGCGTAGCGGGCCGCCAGGGCGGTGACCGTGGTGGTGATGCGGTCGCGGAGTTCGGCGGGGTGCAGGACCTCGATGTCCGCGCCGAGGGCGAGGAAGGTGTCGTGGGCGTGGGCGAGGGACTCGATGGGGAGGGTGGCGCGGGTCCAGCCGTCCGGCTCGGGGGTGCCGGTGGTGGCGAGGGCCCGGGCGGCCTCGCCCGTCAGGCGCCTCGCGCCGTCCGGGGAGAGCCGGACGAGGGCGTCGCCGCCGTGGAGGCGGGCGCGGAAGGCGGCCTGGTGCTCGGTCCAGTAGGCGGTCAGGGAGAAGTCGCCGGGGATCTCGGACTCCTCGTCGGTGAGCCGGAGTTCGAGGATCTGGTCGACGCGGTACGTGCGCGGGCCGGGTCCCGCGACCAGGTACCAGCGGCCGGCCTTGAGGACCAGGCCGTACGGTTCGAGGCGCCGGTCGACGTCGGTCGGCTCCTTCCAGCGGCGGTAGCGGGCCTCCATCACCCGGCCCGCCCGCACGGCCTCGGCCACCTGGGGCAGGAAGGGTGCCTCGGTCTCCTCCGCGTACCACCCCGGTGCGTCGATGTGGAACCGGGCGCGGAGCCGGTCGACATGGTCGCGCAGCGGCGCCGGGAGGGCGGCGCGCAGTTTGAGCTGGGCGTCGGCGAAGTGGGCGCCGAGCCCGAGTTCGGCCGCCGCCCCGGGGAGCCCGGCGAGGAACAGCGCCTCGGCCTCGCCGGTGTACAGGGCGGTCAGCCGGGACCGGTAGCCGTCGAGCAGCCGGTAGCCGCCGGAGTGGCCGGCGTCGCCGTAGAGCGGCACACCGGCCGCGTGGAGGGACTCGACGTCGCGGTAGACCGTCCGTACCGACACCTCCAGCTCGTCGGCGAGCTGGGCGGCGGTCATGCGGCCCCGGGTCTGGAGCAGCAGCAGGATGGAGAGGAGACGGCTGGACTTCACTGACACAAGGTGTCAGTGAACCGCTCGTACGGTCCAGTCATGGCTTTCGCAGAGAAACTCCTGTTCACGCCGCCGCCGATCGAGTCGGGCGGCCGTCGCGTCAAGCGCTACCACGTCACCGCCGACCCGGCCGGCATCGAGCCGGAGGTGGAGAAGGCGGCGTACGCCTTCCTGTCGGAGATCCTCCCGGAGCCGGACGGCACGCCGCCGGCGACCTTCGTCGTGCTGCACCGGGGCGGAGACAGCGGCGCCTATCTCAACGCGTACAGCTGGGTGTGGGACAACGTGCTCCACTTCGGCGGCGCGGCGGCCGGCCAGCCGGTCCTCGGCTGTCCCGACGAGGACCCCACCCACTTCACCCGGGTCGACCGCTCCTGGATCGGCTGTGTCTGGGAGCTCGTGCCGGTCCAGCACGAACGGGACGCCTGGGTACGGCACATGCTGGCCCCGGGCACCCCCGACCTCGACGCGTACGTCCTCGACTCCCTCCCCGCCGGCACGACGGGGGACCGCGCATGACCCCGGCCCACGGCTTCGCCTTCCTCGACGGCCGCTGGAGCGTCCGCAACCGCAGGCTCGCCGACTTCCTCGACCCCGACAGCGGCTGGGAGGAGTTCGAGGGGCACACCACGGGCCGGCTCTTCTGGGGCGACCGGGCCCATGTCGACGAGATCGTCTTCCCCTCGAAGGGGTTCAGCGGACTGACCCTGCGGCTGTACGAGCCGGAGACCGGCGAGTGGACCCTGAACTGGTCCGACAGCCGTACGGGCCGACTCGATCCGCCGGTCAGGGGGCGGTTCGCCGAGGACGGCACGGGCGAGTTCCACGGGGACGACCGCTACGGGGGCACGGACGTGCGCGTCCGCTTCCGCTGGTCGGAGATCTCGGCCGTGACCGCCCGCTGGGAGCAGGCGTTCGCGCCGGCGGGCGGGGAGTGGGTGGCGAACTGGGTGATGGAGTTCAGCCGCGTCTGAGCGGGCGCCGGTAGGAGACGAGCCGGTACGCGGGGTCGTCACGGGGGCGGTCCTGGTCCGGCAGGGCGGCGAGCTGTTCGACCAGTGCGCCGGCCGTCTCCGCGTCGCCGCGGAACCACGAGGCGAAATAGCCGCTGCGCAGCTTCTCGGCCACGCCGCGCGGGGAGTTGCCCTGGCCGTGGCCGGTGAAGCGGGTGGCGCCGGACGGAGTGAGGCCGTGGGCGGCCGCGCGGGCGTCGATCAGATCGGCCCGGTCCGAGGAGCGGTCGTACGAGCGGTGCGGGGCGAGGACGCGGTCGATGTCGCAGCCGACGTCGTGGGCCGCGTCCTTGTCGACCGTGGTGACGAGCACGCCGCCGGGGCGCAGGACCCGGGCCGCCTCGGCGACGACGGCTGCCGAGAAGGGGAGCAGGTGCAGCAGCCAGACCGCGCTCACCGCGTCGACGCTGGCGTCGGGGAGGGGAAGGCGCCGCGCGTCGGCGAGCACGATCGAGCCCGGGACGCGCTCCGCGGCCTTGCGGGCCATGCCCGGCGCGGTGTCGGCGCCGTACACCCGCAGGCCCGGGCGGGCGAGCCGCTTGGTGACCAGGCCGGTGCCGCAGGCGAGGTCGAGGAGCGTACGGGCGCCGGGCGGCACGAGGCGCAGGACGGCGTCGGCCGCGGCCCGGGCACGCGGCACACCGCCGCGCGTCTCGTCGTAGCGGTCCGCCTCGGCGTCGTAGTCCAGCACGGTCTCCCCCATGCGGGAGAGGGTAGTTCCCTGAGGTCAGCTCGCGCCGTGCCCGGGGGCGATGTTCTCGACGCGTGCGGCCAGCTCGAAGTCCTTCTCGGTGACCGCGTCTCCGGCGGAGTGGGTGTTCACGGACACCGCGACGGTGTTGTAACCGAGCGTCAGATCGGAGTGGTGGTCGAGTTCCTGCTGGATCTGTGCCACGTGGACGACCATCGCGGTGGCCGCGAAGTGGTCGCCGAGACGGTAGGTGCGGGTGATCCGGTCCTCCGTCAGGGACCAGCCGGGGAGCTCTCGCAGGCGGTCCTCGATCTCCTTCTGCGACAGCGGCTCTGTGGGCATGTCCGTACTCCCTCCGGTCGGGGTTGCTGACGGTGACGATACGGTCCCGGGGACTGGATACCCGGGCCGACACCTGGGATAGCGTCTGCACATGACAACTGTCGCAACCGGTACGGGAGTAGGACCGCTGCTGCGCGGCTGGCGTGAGCAGCGACGGCTGAGCCAGTTGGAGCTGGCGCTGCGGGCGGATTCCTCGGCCCGGCACATCTCCTTCATCGAGACGGGCCGGTCCCGGCCGAGCGAGGAGATGATCCTGCGCCTCGCCGAGCATCTGGACGTGCCGGTACGGGAGCGCAACGCGCTGCTGCTCGCGGCGGGGTACGCCCCGCGGTACGGCGAGTCGACGCTGGACGATCCTCAGCTGGAGACCTTGCGGGAGGGCATCGGGCAGCTGCTGCAGGGGTACGAACCGTATCCGGCGCTGGTCGTGGACGGCTCGTACACGGTGGTGGCGGCGAACCAGGGCATCGGGATGCTGCTCGCGGGGCTGCCGGAGCATCTGCTGACGCCTCCGCTGAACGCGATGCGGATCACGCTTCATCCGGAGGGGCTCGCGCCGCGGATCCGGAATCTGCGGGAGTGGCGGGGGCATCTGCTGGCCCAGATGGAGCGGCAGATCGGCCTGGCCCGTTCGGAGGCGTTGCGGGAGCTGTACGAGGAGGTGGCGGCGTACCCGCTGCCGGAGGGCGCCGGGGATCCGGACGACCGGGAGGACCCGGAGCCGTATCCGTACTTCGCGCTGCCGTTGCGGATCGAGCACGACGGGCAGGTGCTGTCGTTCGTGTCCTCGATCTCGACGTTCAACACGCCGATGGATGTGACGGTCGCCGAGCTGGCCATCGAGACGTTCCTCCCGGCCGACCCGGCGACGGTCGCGTATCTGCAGGCGCTCAGGGGGTAGCGGCGCGCAGCGCCGACCACTGGAGTCCGGCGAAGCCGGCGACGGTGGCGGCCTGCGTCGGGGTCCACACAAGACCGGCGGTGGTGGGCTCCAGCCAGGCGACGAGGGCGACGACGCTCAGGACGGCCCAGAGGATGTTGGCGTCGACGACGAGCTTGACGCCGAGGGCCGGGGGCCGGCGGCGGCACGCGAGCCAGGCGACTCCGGCGGCGAACGCGGTGAGGAAGAGCCCGAGTTCGAGCAGGAGGGCCGAGTCGACCCCGAGCAGCTCGCCGATCGGCCCGGAGGCGGCGAGGTAGGCGAGTCCGTTGCCGCCGGTGACGACGGCGTCGAGGGCGAGGAACCGGCGCACCATGGACTGCGGCTGGGTGGTGCGGGAGAGACCGGTGAGCAGGGCCTGGGACATGACGGATCACCCTCCATGGGGGACGTTCGCGCTGGTGGTGGGACCGGAGCTCGGCCGGAGTGCGCCGGCCGAGCTCCGGTGGACACCACGATGCCGCCCGGGGCTGCGCGGGTCGATTACGCGCGAGGTAATGCGGGTTGGGGGACAGCGCCTCGCGGCGGGCGGGTACGTGGGTAGGGTGCGCGCTGGTGGCGGCGGGGGCCGCCCCGGGGACGGTGGGGAGACGCACATGGCGTGGGGCAGGGACCGGGCGCGGATGGTGGCGGCCACGGACGATCACCGGGTGACGCCGGCCGAACTCTTCTTCGACCTGGTGTTCGTGTACGCGATCACCCAGGTCACCGCTCTGATGGCGGCCGGCCCGTCGCCGATGCGGGTGGTCGGTGCGATGACGGTGCTCGCGCTGCTGTGGTGGTGCTGGTGCTGTTTCGCCTGGCTGGGCAATGTCGTACGGGCGGACTCCGGCGCGCTGTTCGCGGTGGTCGTCACCGTGATGGCCGTCGTCCTGATCGTGTCGCTCGCCGTGCCCGACGTCTTCGCGGACGCCCCCGGCGGGCTCTCGGCGCCGCTGGTGTTCGTGCTCTGTTACGGAGCCGTGCGCGTGCTGCATCTGGTCTCGTACTGGCTCTCCAGCCAGGACGACCCGGTCCTGCGGGCGACCCTGCGGCGCACCGCGCTGCTGTCCGTGGCGCCGCCGCTGGTGCTGCTGCTGATCGGCAGCGCGTACAGCGGGAAGACCCAACTCCTGCTGTGGCTGGGCGCGGTGGCCATCGACTACGGCGGGATCTACGTCACGGGAGGCTCCGGCTGGCGGGTCAACTCCCCCGGGCACTTCTCCGAGCGCCACGGTCTGATCGTCATCATCGCGCTCGGCGAGTCCATCGTGGCGATGGGCGTCGGGGTGTCCGGCTTGCCGCTCACCTACGCGGTCCTGGGTGCCACGGCCGCCGGGCTGCTGCTCGCGGCCGCGCTGTGGGCGCTGTACTTCCGGCAGCTCGGCGGGGCCGCGGAGCACCGGCTGGCCGGCCTGGAGGGCGACGAGCGGACCCGGTTCGCCCGGGACACGTACACCTTCCTGCAT harbors:
- a CDS encoding 4a-hydroxytetrahydrobiopterin dehydratase is translated as MPTEPLSQKEIEDRLRELPGWSLTEDRITRTYRLGDHFAATAMVVHVAQIQQELDHHSDLTLGYNTVAVSVNTHSAGDAVTEKDFELAARVENIAPGHGAS
- a CDS encoding helix-turn-helix domain-containing protein gives rise to the protein MTTVATGTGVGPLLRGWREQRRLSQLELALRADSSARHISFIETGRSRPSEEMILRLAEHLDVPVRERNALLLAAGYAPRYGESTLDDPQLETLREGIGQLLQGYEPYPALVVDGSYTVVAANQGIGMLLAGLPEHLLTPPLNAMRITLHPEGLAPRIRNLREWRGHLLAQMERQIGLARSEALRELYEEVAAYPLPEGAGDPDDREDPEPYPYFALPLRIEHDGQVLSFVSSISTFNTPMDVTVAELAIETFLPADPATVAYLQALRG
- a CDS encoding class I SAM-dependent methyltransferase; the encoded protein is MLDYDAEADRYDETRGGVPRARAAADAVLRLVPPGARTLLDLACGTGLVTKRLARPGLRVYGADTAPGMARKAAERVPGSIVLADARRLPLPDASVDAVSAVWLLHLLPFSAAVVAEAARVLRPGGVLVTTVDKDAAHDVGCDIDRVLAPHRSYDRSSDRADLIDARAAAHGLTPSGATRFTGHGQGNSPRGVAEKLRSGYFASWFRGDAETAGALVEQLAALPDQDRPRDDPAYRLVSYRRPLRRG
- a CDS encoding MMPL family transporter is translated as MLSKALLRLGASAARHPWRVIAAWLVAATLAVLAAVAFGGRNVDSMTAPGLDSQRAAELIERAGTGQEGMTAQVVVTPLDDGATFFDDDSARTALARLRTEVKRLPHVLGTSDPAGALDAGGDTAVRGGLVSADGRIAVVRVQYPDQSRLSAEDLDALVDLGDRLRAELPLRIEMGGNLFYAFSDPDGGVSELIGLVAAAAILFLAFGSLVAAALPIGMAVFGLTVGVATMTVLAGVTDVPTFAPVLGSMVGLGVGIDYALFVLARHREYLARGLDPHEAAGRAVATAGRPVVFAGGTVVVSILGMAVANVPFMTVGGLAVSIVVLTMVLASVTLLPAFLGAAGPRLARAGRIGRIGRALQTRKPGRLARRREPAAGSAHAAGWRRWIGHVSRHPVPYAVGAAGLLLTATLPVLGLRVGLPDDGSLPHSRTERRAYDLVAEGFGPGTNGPLVIAADPTGDPGVLDRLVGAVAADPGIASVAPTHIDRATGIATLVVFPTTSPQDKATADTIARLRTDVLPTAIGHGPARAHVGGAAASLSDVGQRTSQRLPAFVAAVLAMSFLLLMLVFRSILVPLKAVLLNLLSIGAAYGIMVAVFQWGWGGALIGLEATVPIVSFIPMFLFAILFGLSMDYEVFLLSRVREEYVRTGDNGPAIVEGVSGTARIITSAALIMVAVFLSFAVAEDPSTKMFGLGLATAIFIDATIVRMVLVPATMTLLGRTNWWLPKWLDRMLPRGPVGTDDTDAESTGEAPRPRLVDR
- a CDS encoding VOC family protein, which gives rise to MSTIKQFQVTFDCAEPARLAAFWCEVLGYVVPTVPEGFATWEEYHHSLPPEDGVYFACADPSGVGPRVLFQRVPEGKVVKNRVHLDVRVGTGLVGDERLATLEAECARLMALGAKHVLTQRADGVNESCITMQDIEGNEFCLD
- a CDS encoding helix-turn-helix transcriptional regulator, with the translated sequence MKSSRLLSILLLLQTRGRMTAAQLADELEVSVRTVYRDVESLHAAGVPLYGDAGHSGGYRLLDGYRSRLTALYTGEAEALFLAGLPGAAAELGLGAHFADAQLKLRAALPAPLRDHVDRLRARFHIDAPGWYAEETEAPFLPQVAEAVRAGRVMEARYRRWKEPTDVDRRLEPYGLVLKAGRWYLVAGPGPRTYRVDQILELRLTDEESEIPGDFSLTAYWTEHQAAFRARLHGGDALVRLSPDGARRLTGEAARALATTGTPEPDGWTRATLPIESLAHAHDTFLALGADIEVLHPAELRDRITTTVTALAARYAPSRPRPGE
- a CDS encoding low temperature requirement protein A — translated: MAWGRDRARMVAATDDHRVTPAELFFDLVFVYAITQVTALMAAGPSPMRVVGAMTVLALLWWCWCCFAWLGNVVRADSGALFAVVVTVMAVVLIVSLAVPDVFADAPGGLSAPLVFVLCYGAVRVLHLVSYWLSSQDDPVLRATLRRTALLSVAPPLVLLLIGSAYSGKTQLLLWLGAVAIDYGGIYVTGGSGWRVNSPGHFSERHGLIVIIALGESIVAMGVGVSGLPLTYAVLGATAAGLLLAAALWALYFRQLGGAAEHRLAGLEGDERTRFARDTYTFLHLPLVAGVVLCALGMKKILHQVADTGHYGLAEPLHGVVAWSLTGGVGVFLLGGAAIVLRATGRRPTVLAVGGVCALASGALVGHVPALVALVALAAGVTALVGLHGRGGVRGA